The candidate division WOR-1 bacterium RIFOXYB2_FULL_36_35 region GTTTTACCGTGAATAATCAGGGTTAAGACAAAGAAAGACAAGACTTATTATCCCATCCCCAAGTCTTCATCCCCATCTACATCTATATCTATATCGTCATCAGTCAACACAATTTCATCCAACATCTTTTTCCTGTCTATGCCAATTTTTGATGATACAACATCGGGAAAACTTTGTTTTATTAACGCTTCAATTTTACTTGCAGCTTCATATTTTCCGCAATCTATATAAACCTGACCCAACCTGACTAATGCTTCAACTGTTCCCTCTCTGTTTTTTAAATTTTTATAAACCATAACCACTCCATTTAAAGCATCAATGGAATCTTCTTTTATGTATAATGCCCTTTCAAAACAATCTATAGCCTTTTCATATTTTAAGTGATGAAAATAAAGCTTTGCCGCTTTTATAAAATATGTCACAGCATATAAATCAGCATCAAGATTAAAATAAGAAAATGCAATATATCTGCAGGCGTCAGCATGGTCAGGATTATTTGCAACTACAAAACTAAAATCATCAACTGCTTTTTTAGTAAGAAGCTTTTTTTGTTCTAAGTCAAAAACATTATTGGCCTCGGCCAAATAAGATATTCCTCTTGCGTAATGCAAAGAAATTGACTGAGGTAAATATTTTAAAGCTTTCGTATAGTATTCGGCAGCATCACTATATTTTCTTTCTTTCAAAAATCCTGAAGCTTGCTTTAAAAATTCATCATAATTATTTGCAATAGGGGTTTGCGTTGTTACAGACTTCTGCCCGCTAAATCTATTAGTAAAAAGTCTTTTTACCCACATGTTAAACTCCAGTTTTATAAAAGAGCCTGTTGAATGGGATGTTTATTTCGCAACAGTCCCAAAAGCTCACCCAAAGAATCCTGACAAAATTACTCTTTAACTTTTATCGCAAATAGATTTAATCAATTTCGGATTATTTTTAAAGTTTTTTAGGTGTTGAAATAAACCCCGATTATTCAACCCGATTATCATAATCGGGGTTCATACCACGAGTAAACCCCGATTATTTATAGACTAACAGAATTCTATCAGAGTGTTGGAACGTTTCCCAGGTATGAATAATCGGGGTAAATAGAAGAAAAACAAAAGGAGGGAGAGTCGCCTCTCCCTCCCTATTGTTAACTCTCTTTAAAGTCTTATCAACTTTTTAGAAAAGTCAACTTATAAAATCAACTAAAACAATATTTCTGTTCTCAAAGAAACCTGACTTGTTGTGGTGCTGTTTTGAGTTGTTGAATCATAATCGGCAACAAGTTTCACATTGCTGTTCCAATTATATGTTCCACCAACAAAAATACTTGTTACACTATCACTGCCAACACCACGGTTCGGGTCATAAATATCAACACGAGCAAATAAACCATAAGGATTCATCATTTCATCAAATGCTCCAAGGTTAAGCAACCCTGCAGCACTAAGTCCCATGGTATTTTTGCCATAAGCAACTTCCCCGTAAACTTTGCCCATGTCAGCTTTATATCCAACCAACACGTTCAAAAGTTTTCTTAAGTCGGTAGTGCCTACGGATTGCCCTATGTTTTCAACCTTAGCCCCTAAACCAACTGTAACGCCTGGTAAAACTTCGGCATCAAGTCTTCCAGCTAAATCCTTTGCTCTGTCGTTTTCAGGATTTAAACCGTTTCCATTTAAGCCAGTTACTAAATAATTGACTGATGGAAGATATTCAACATTTATTGCCCCCATAAGGCCGAGTCCGATATCAGCTGTCGGATCAGCATAACTGGAAGACAACATGCTGGCAGAAACAACACGAAGACCCAAGAAGCTATCAACCCAATTTGACCAATATGTTGGTTGCACACCGATTCTCGCGTTTAAGTTGAAGTTATCGATTGCAACAAAGTCAAGAAGATCAACATAGGCATATTTTAAAAAGCTGTTACCTCCTGTTAGGGTATCAAGTGTTACTTTGGCAATTGCATTTGTGCCAAGTTTCTCCGTAGCAGTTATGTAAGCTCGAGTAATGCTGGTTGCGGTAGGAGTAGCATTTTGCTCCAAAACTGTAGTATTAACAGCAAAAACCTGGCCAGAAATCGTTGCGCCGGTACCAACAGGCGCTGATGTTTTACCCAAAACTTTTTTTACTACTTTTTCCACATCAGCTTCTGAAACTCCTCCATTTGCATTCTTCTCTATGGATTTAGCCATTTTCGAGAGGAACTGGGCTGTTTCATATCGTGACAATTTCTCGTTTCCACGAAATGTCCCGTCTGGGAAGCCATTAGTAATCCCTCTGCTAACTAAATCATAGACTGAATCTGCTGCCCAGTGATCATCAGTCATGTCTTTAAACTTTAGAGCAGCTGCTGGAAGAGAAAGCATAACAGCAAAAATAACTAACAATGCTAAACTCTTTTTCATCGTCACACTCCTTTTTATATATTCTTTCATACTAGCCTTTTTCATATATTCATCTCACCTCCTTTTTTCTAAATTAAAGGCATCCTGTTTTTGATTTCAAGGCTCTATTATAACAAATAATGTTTCTTTGTCCATAAGAAAAATCATAAAATTCTACAAAATAAGATTGCAAAATAGTCATCATCATTGTTTTACATATACCATCCAATAAAGAAAACTAACGACAAAAGCACCGCCAACCATATTGCCAAGAGTTACCGGGATTAGATTGTTTACAATCATATTCCCCCATGTCAGGCTTGATAAATTAAGTCCTGATAAAGACGCTGCGCTTGTCCCTTTAAGCAAAATGCCCATAGGAATAAAATACATATTAGAAATACAGTGTTCATAACCCAAAGCCATAAATGTTGTGACAGGAAAAAACACTGCTAATATTTTTCCTATTACACTACTAGATGCGGTTGCCATCCAAAAAGCAAGGCATAAAAGAATATTACAAAGCATTCCACGCCAAAAAGCTTCTCCCCACGCAAGACCAACTTTTGCCTTTGCTATATTTAACGCTGCGACTCCCGACACAAAATGCCCCTCTTTCCAAAGACCCGAACCAAACATAACTGCCACAAGAAATACAGCTCCAATGAAGTTAGCAAAATAAACTACAATCCATTTATATACAACTTTACTCATAGGAACTTGTCCGTCTAAAGCACTCATTAACATAAGGTTATTTCCTGTAAACAACTCCGCACCCGCAACAATAATAAGAATAAACCCTACACTAAAAACCGCACCAACAAAAAACTTCCCCAAGCCTAAGCCAACATACCTAAAAACATCGGTTGCAACAAGGGTCGCAATTGCAGATCCAAATCCTATATAAAGGCCGGCTAAAATGCCCAAAACAATAAGTTTCAATATAGAAGTATTTGTTTTTTGCACACAAATCGTTTTTGAAAGAGTATCGGCCACTAAAGAAGGATTTTTACTTGAAGCATCTATTTCATCCATTTATTTGCCTCCAAAAAATTAAGAAGAACAAAATCCAAACATTTTACCCCGATTATCCTAATTGGGATTCATTTTAATTGTTTCACATTATATTATAAAAAATTCTATAAAACCATCATTTTTTTTAGTATTTTTTTTAGTAACTTTAGCAACTGTTGTTCTAGATAAGAATTTGTTAGGAGGGCCTTCCGCATTCAACACTTCCCTTTTCCAAAATTTCTAGGGCATGTGGAATAACAGGCAAAATTATTTCCAAACACTCTTTTACGGCCTTTGAGCTCCCTGGCAAATTGATTATCAGGCTTTTGCCTCTTGTGCCAGAAAGCGCTCTTGAAAGAATCGCTCTCTTGTTGATTTTAAAAGATTCCATTCGTATAGCTTCCGATATTCCGGGAATTAGACGATCAACAATATCACTTGTAGCTTCAGGCGTAACATCACGACAAGAAAGGCCCGTCCCTCCTGTTGTCAAAACAAGATTGCAGGATTTATTGTCTACAAAATCAACTATTGCCTTGGAGATATCTTCTTTTTCATCAGGAACAATACAATACTCATATGAATCCGCTTTAACAATTTCTTTTATTGCCCTACCGCTTAAATCTTCCCGCTCTCCTTTTGATCCCTTATCCGAAACAGTTATTATGCCAACTTTCATAAAACTATAATCTCATCCCCTTTTTTTACAATACCGCCAGCTAAAACTTTCACAAAAACTCCTTCTCTCGGCATTATGCAATCTCCTGTCTGATAATAAATTTGGCATCTGGCAACACACTCTTTCCCAATCTTTGTAATTTCAACCTCTGTTTCGCCAAGTTTTAAATGTTGCCCGATTTTTAGAGATACAAGGTCAAGCCCTTCTGTAATTATGTTTTCGCCAAAAGCCCCATCATCAAGCTTTAATCCTTTTTTCCTCATCTCATCAATACTTTCAGAAGCAAGCAAACTGACCTGGCGATCTCCTCCTTTTGCATGAAAATCTCCCTCAACCCCAAGATTTTGAATCAGGTTAAGTTGTGCGGTAGAAAACTTTCGACCCTTTTCTTTATTTATACAGGTCGCTTTAACTTTTGGCATAATACAATATCTCCCATTTTCATATTTTTATCAACCGCTTTACACATATCATAAACAGTAAGGAGCGCAATGGAAACAGCCGTCAATGCCTCCATCTCAACCCCTGTTTTGCCTGTGCATTTCACAGTAGAAGTAATTTCTACATGATTATGAAATATTGTACAATCAATTGAGATGTCATCTAATAGTAAAGGATGGCATAGTGGGATTAATTCTGATGTTTTTTTTGCTACCTGAATCCCAGCGATCTTTGCGACAGTTAAAACATCACCCTTTTTAATTTGGTTTTCTTTTATTAACTTAATAGTCTCTTTTGATAGAAAAATAGACCCTTTGGCAACTGCTTCTCTTTTAGAAACAGCTTTATTTCCAACATCAACCATTTTAGCTTTGCCTTGTTTATCTGTATGAGAAAATTTGTTTTTCATAAGAATCCTCCTTACCCTCATCCGATTTTTCTTTATTTGATATCTCTTCCCCACTCACCTTCTCCCAAAGGGAGAAGAATTTTTAAATGTTTTGCTAATTACTAAAGACTCACACTCATCCCCACACCAAAGATTTTTGGTGTGGGGACTCACACTATTACTCAACTATCCTCCTATTTGATACATCTCCCTATTGCTTGTTTTGTATCCCCGCTCCGGTTTATGATTCACAACTTTTAAAAAAGCATCCTCTAATGAAGGCTCTTTTCTAATATCAACTTCATAATCGGAAAATAAACACGGACGAAGTTTGCCATCAGCTGTAAGTCTTATCCGATTACAAATCGCGCAATGCCCCCCTTCTCCCCCTTCCACTTTATAATAATCTCCGCTTTTCAAGTCCATCTTTTTTATAAAACGGGCTTTTAAATTATTATCGTCAGCAAATTTCATAAAATCTTCTTTTTCGTCATCATTAAAACCGTCAACCAAAACAATATTTAATTTTGTCTTTTCAAAGCCCGCATCTTTTGCCGCAATTATTCCGGCCAAAGCCTCGCTTAAATTCCCGCCACAGGTAATAATTTTATACCTGTCTTCTTTTAAAGAATCCAAACTTATATTTAATCGAGTAAGACCAGCCTTTTTTAAATCTTTTGCGTATTGAGGAAGTAAAATCCCGTTGGTCGTCATGGCAAGGGTTTGTACCTCTTGGACAGAAGAGAGCATTTTTACAAGATCAACAATTCCTCGACGAACAAGAGGCTCCCCGCCTGTCAGACGGAATTTATAAAACCCAAGCTTTACAGCCGTTTTTACTATCTCCAAAATCTCCTCAAAACTTAAAATTTCATCATGGCGCTTAAGTTTTATCCCATCTTTTGGCATACAATAGGTACAACGCAGATTACAACGATCTGTAACCGATATGCGCAGATAATAAATCTCTCGGTTAAATTGATCTAACATATACCGCTTCGCCTTTTTTAATTTGCTTTACACCTTTTGGGATTCTCATAATTGCATTTACTCTTAAAGAATGAAGATGCCCGGAGCCATGAAATTTTGTTAAATAGATGTTTGGCTCTGTGTTGCCAAAAATGATAACAGGAATATATTCTTCTCGATCGACTTTTTTTCTTTCAAAATCTTCTCCTAATATAAATTCTTTGAATTTGTCTGTAATATATTGATTTGTTAATTTTTCAATAAAAGGAACTATAAAAAGCTCAAATATAATAAATGCAGAAACTGGATTCCCCGGAAGACCAAAAACATACTTATTGCCTTTTATGCCAAATGTAGTTGGTTTTCCAGGTTTTATTGCAATTTTATCGAAAATGATTTCAACCTCGCATTCTTTTAGAGCTCCCTTTACAAAATCATAATCACCAACCGATACGCCACCAGATAAAATTAAAATATCCGATTCTTCAAGTCCTTTTTCTATGAGTTGTTTTGTAGTTTCAAAATCATCTTTTGCTATCCCTAAATAATTCCCCTTGATCCCTAGTCTTTTTAATTGGGCAAGAAGCATTGGACCATTGCTATTTCTTATTTGTCCTTTCTGCGGGATTTCGTTAGGCTCTACAAGTTCTGAACCAGTTGAGATAATGGAAATTTTTGGCAATTTGTAAACTTTAACAGTTGCTTTTCCTGCAGCAGCAAAAATGGCGATTTCCTGTGGACGAATTTCGCATGCAGGATTTAATATTAATGCTCCCTTCTTTACATCTTCTCCTTTTTTGGCGATATTCGGCTTTTGAGGGAATTTTGTAATGTGTATTGTGTTTTTTGTAATGTGTATTGTGTTTTCTACGGGAATTACAATATCGGCACCTTGAGGAACTATAGCCCCCGTCATAATTCTTGAACATTTCCCTTTGGTAATCTTTTTTTGCGGCACATATCCTGCAGGAATATCTTCAATTATTTCAAATGTTTCTGATTTGTCATTTGATTTTATTGCAAACCCATCCATCCCCGATTTATTAAAAGGAGGCATATCAGTATCCGAATAAATTTTTTGGGCAAGGATTCTACCTAGAGAATCTGAAATATTAACTTCTTCTATTCCCAGAATTTTTGCTTGGCTTAAAATTATATTTAACGCTTTTTTAGGTAATATCAATAAAGTCAATCTCCATTATATACATCTAAAAACAATCGAATTTCTTTTGTTGATGGATTTTTTAATACTTCTTTCGGCTCCCCTTCCTGAACTATTTTACCATCGATCATTATCATAATATAATCTGCAACCTCTAACGCTTCATTTTTATTATGCGTTACCCAAATAGTATCTATATTATTTTCTTTTATGATTTCTCTTATTTTATTCTTAATTATTATTTGAGATCGAAAATCAAGGTTCGCAAAAGGCTCGTCTAAAAATAATACTTTGGGGTCAAGAACCATTGCTCGTGCTAAAGATACTTTTTGAGCTTCTCCGGATGATAAAGTTGTGGCTCTTCTCTCTTTTAGATGTGATATCCCAAATATTTCCATCCAATGTGTAACTTTTTCTTTTATATTCTTTGATCCTCGTGCTTTTAATCCTAAAGAGATATTTTCAAAAACAGTCAAGTTAAAAAGAAGCGGCTCTTGAAAAACCATAGCCATTTCAAGGTTAATTGCCCCTGATTCCAAACCCATCAATCGTCGCAAATAAGTGCTTTTGCCAGTACCATTAGGTCCAAGTAATGCT contains the following coding sequences:
- a CDS encoding molybdenum cofactor biosynthesis protein codes for the protein MKVGIITVSDKGSKGEREDLSGRAIKEIVKADSYEYCIVPDEKEDISKAIVDFVDNKSCNLVLTTGGTGLSCRDVTPEATSDIVDRLIPGISEAIRMESFKINKRAILSRALSGTRGKSLIINLPGSSKAVKECLEIILPVIPHALEILEKGSVECGRPS
- a CDS encoding molybdenum cofactor sulfurase — translated: MPKVKATCINKEKGRKFSTAQLNLIQNLGVEGDFHAKGGDRQVSLLASESIDEMRKKGLKLDDGAFGENIITEGLDLVSLKIGQHLKLGETEVEITKIGKECVARCQIYYQTGDCIMPREGVFVKVLAGGIVKKGDEIIVL
- a CDS encoding molybdenum cofactor biosynthesis protein C; translated protein: MKNKFSHTDKQGKAKMVDVGNKAVSKREAVAKGSIFLSKETIKLIKENQIKKGDVLTVAKIAGIQVAKKTSELIPLCHPLLLDDISIDCTIFHNHVEITSTVKCTGKTGVEMEALTAVSIALLTVYDMCKAVDKNMKMGDIVLCQKLKRPV